A window from Amblyomma americanum isolate KBUSLIRL-KWMA chromosome 7, ASM5285725v1, whole genome shotgun sequence encodes these proteins:
- the LOC144097905 gene encoding neprilysin-1-like, which translates to MPKTTATRTAARHERHRKRHRHDRKPDEADNEAADADHEAVASGEKERSPKTSKKTLSTGATVAPEASLTVSPEAQDHGPQSEDALAPAKPQAESRKKPKLATKGKSRAAAFIHRGFVGLGHFRGKHARHREQEEQEYIELPGVKGVPVSFLVFVVVVLVVVFGFFTTLVVKFFKDAMLAKKAQAHNCSSGYCLTYGRFLVEGVRDDVHPCDDFYQHVCGKWEANRAVSFVEYARERFSRAVVRAARATEVPRTAQTPAQKAAQFFKSCDDVLERDQMGEAKKILNEGGLSWPHQSSDPDVLAAIFYASTTLYLPAVIHVAVVEAGAHQLHLHLRRAGTFEALGKKQDKLAKQSKLERYIEVFNNNFADGNKSLPNVQDIIHCEKMITPNLLRHSKGEKPLSVSVGHLESVTRGTLKHSWREAIRTYITKARKREIASVTIFDKPFFDAFCNLTHSHGEVIMHRYVSWYAVQDIAKFTNLELAINHYGSEETATSLHPVYCATLTEELMGVPFIVTHLRKSLYPEGYRKISAMAEKLALITNERLTTQQKQACKLSLAPTAPLNRTKEQFKDNATNNLSFQYSNDSFDGTPDMSETFLSNWILVNKARDSKQMNEVTLTVRIYLKALSLVDSVFYATSVSLPAWVLLPPVFAPDRSKGFQYGGLGGELAAVLIACTAHTPLDEKLQTRAELAADSTKRTGHSDSAPAPFSTIDALSGALQSELSGNASIDDDLKRMFVQWCYMRCGSKLDAKMCNQPRRDNSLFSRLFGCRDRGHIKSPRIE; encoded by the exons ATGCCTAAGACGACGGCGACCCGCACAGCCGCCCGACATGAGCGACACAGGAAGCGCCACAGACACGATAGGAAACCGGATGAGGCCGATAACGAGGCCGCCGATGCGGACCACGAAGCAGTCGCTTCCGGGGAGAAAGAACGGTCCCCGAAAACCTCCAAGAAGACCCTGTCCACCGGGGCGACGGTCGCACCAGAGGCCTCCCTTACCGTTTCCCCT GAAGCGCAAGACCACGGTCCTCAGAGTGAGGATGCATTGGCACCTGCAAAACCGCAAGCCGAGTCAAGGAAAAAGCCGAAGCTTGCGACAAAAGGCAAAAGCAGGGCAGCGGCCTTTATACATCGGGGCTTCGTTGGTTTGGGCCATTTCAGAG GCAAGCACGCCAGGCATCGGGAGCAGGAGGAGCAAGAGTACATCGAGCTTCCCGGCGTCAAGGGCGTGCCCGTGTCGTTcctcgtcttcgtcgtcgtcgtgtTGGTGGTCGTATTCGGCTTCTTCACCACCCTGGTCGTGAAGTTCTTCAAGGACGCCATGCTCGCGAAGAAGGCGCAGGCGCACAACTGCTCGTCGGGTTACTGCCTCACGTACGGTCGCTTCCTCGTCGAGGGTGTCCGCGACGACGTCCACCCGTGCGACGACTTCTACCAGCACGTCTGCGGCAA GTGGGAAGCCAACCGTGCAGTCAGCTTCGTGGAGTATGCACGGGAGCGATTCTCCCGTGCAGTGGTCCGAGCTGCACGCGCCACGGAGGTGCCTCGAACGGCACAGACGCCTGCGCAAAAGGCCGCCCAGTTCTTCAAGTCCTGCGACGACGTCCTGGAGCGAGACCAGATGGGCGAAGCGAAAAAGATTCTGAACGAAGGTGGGTTGTCATGGCCGCATCAGAGTAGCGACCCGGACGTACTCGCAGCCATCTTCTACGCGAGCACGACTTTGTACCTTCCAGCAGTCATTCATGTCGCAGTCGTGGAGGCGGGCGCACACCAACTGCATCTTCATTTGCGGCGTGCAGGCACGTTCGAAGCACTGGGCAAAAAGCAAGACAAGCTTGCGAAGCAGAGTAAGCTCGAAAGGTACATAGAAGTTTTCAACAATAACTTTGCTGACGGGAACAAATCCCTGCCGAACGTCCAAGACATCATTCACTGTGAGAAGATGATCACGCCGAACCTTCTGAGACATTCGAAAGGAGAAAAGCCATTGTCTGTCTCGGTGGGGCATCTTGAGTCTGTAACGAGAGGCACCTTGAAGCACTCTTGGCGTGAAGCTATCAGGACGTACATAACTAAAGCACGAAAGAGAGAGATCGCCAGCGTTACAATTTTTGACAAACCGTTTTTCGACGCCTTCTGCAACTTAACCCATAGTCACGGTGAGGTCATCATGCATCGATACGTCAGCTGGTACGCGGTGCAAGACATTGCCAAGTTCACGAACTTGGAACTGGCGATTAACCACTATGGTAGTGAAGAAACGGCGACCTCTTTGCATCCCGTTTATTGTGCTACCTTGACAGAAGAGCTCATGGGCGTGCCATTTATTGTCACCCACCTTCGAAAGTCCTTGTATCCTGAAGGTTATCGAAAAATTTCTGCAATGGCAGAAAAACTGGCGCTAATAACCAACGAGCGCCTAAccacgcagcagaaacaagcgtgCAAGCTTTCTTTAGCCCCAACTGCGCCGCTGAACCGCACGAAGGAGCAATTCAAAGATAATGCGACTAATAATCTCTCTTTCCAGTATTCAAACGACAGCTTCGACGGCACTCCTGACATGTCAGAAACATTTCTGTCAAACTGGATTCTCGTAAACAAAGCACGAGACTCCAAGCAAATGAATGAAGTCACTCTCACCGTTCGCATTTATCTTAAGGCGCTCAGTCTGGTCGATTCGGTGTTCTACGCGACGAGTGTGTCCTTGCCAGCGTGGGTTTTGTTGCCGCCGGTGTTCGCGCCTGACAGGTCTAAGGGTTTCCAGTACGGCGGCCTCGGTGGTGAACTTGCTGCGGTGCTCATCGCCTGCACTGCCCATACTCCTCTGGACGAAAAGTTGCAGACACGCGCGGAATTAGCTGCCGACTCGACAAAAAGGACAGGTCATTCAGATTCAGCGCCGGCCCCTTTTTCCACCATCGACGCTCTGAGCGGAGCTCTTCAGAGTGAGCTTAGTGGAAACGCCTCCATTGACGACGATCTCAAGAGGATGTTTGTTCAGTGGTGTTATATGCGGTGTGGCAGCAAGCTCGACGCAAAAATGTGCAACCAGCCTCGAAGAGATAACTCCCTTTTCTCGCGGCTGTTCGGCTGTCGTGACAGGGGCCACATCAAGTCCCCAAGAATTGAGTGA